One segment of Polyangiaceae bacterium DNA contains the following:
- a CDS encoding MYXO-CTERM sorting domain-containing protein, whose product MEPRLVACTLLALTGFAASASAAPVSSITQYGVTWTFDKAYESGQFATGDYWVVGPVQIVSVTPAPTGARNGSSVNPRGGRQGYDDRGGAYATDDNVSFPYALQVDESLVSSVSKPDGGDFKNVGCMQSQAVLTAVAAPLPATALRPAYAGTFKQHLDAAQIHWDRLPKLPAPASAPSGTDLLKMADRPRIDHLSSWEIQHSCAEDNWYNGAGQHACYGREYGAFISDAALFVTLDTPQRQELALSMIQLGIDNYGVLEAGGDWAPNGGHHNGRKWPIVFAGLMLDDCELLKVGSKYDDSHFGEDGQTYLGAGNKALFGWDCGGGHGTYFQDGCTGGGAKDCRDPAGQLDGCEDYRNCCTSAYWVGEMLSTAMLHAEPIWNHAAFFDYVDRWMSGDVQGGGSAQSTFIDAMWTQYRNALPPGAPASTVCGASGSGSGGSAGAGGSGANGGGGAAGNGGAGDGGAGNGAGGASKSGSSDDGGCGCRTTRRSEGSLAPLLLLGLLGLRRRTLTA is encoded by the coding sequence ATGGAACCTCGGCTAGTCGCATGCACGCTCTTGGCGCTCACTGGCTTCGCGGCGTCCGCCTCGGCTGCTCCGGTCAGCTCCATCACGCAGTACGGCGTCACCTGGACCTTCGACAAGGCCTACGAGTCGGGTCAGTTTGCGACGGGCGACTACTGGGTCGTCGGCCCGGTGCAGATCGTATCCGTCACGCCCGCGCCCACGGGAGCGCGCAACGGTTCCAGCGTCAATCCGCGAGGAGGTCGTCAAGGCTACGATGACCGCGGCGGAGCCTACGCTACCGACGACAACGTCAGCTTCCCCTACGCTTTGCAGGTCGATGAATCCCTGGTGTCCAGCGTCAGCAAGCCGGACGGTGGTGACTTCAAGAACGTAGGCTGCATGCAATCCCAGGCCGTGTTGACGGCAGTTGCCGCGCCGTTGCCGGCAACGGCATTGCGGCCTGCCTACGCCGGAACCTTCAAGCAACATCTGGACGCCGCGCAGATCCACTGGGACCGTTTGCCCAAGCTACCGGCTCCGGCATCGGCCCCGAGCGGAACGGATCTCTTGAAGATGGCGGATCGGCCGCGCATCGATCACCTGAGCTCCTGGGAGATCCAGCACAGCTGCGCAGAGGACAACTGGTACAACGGCGCTGGACAGCACGCGTGCTACGGCCGTGAGTACGGCGCTTTCATCAGCGACGCGGCGCTGTTCGTCACCCTCGACACGCCGCAGCGGCAGGAGCTCGCGCTGTCGATGATTCAGCTCGGCATCGACAACTACGGCGTGCTCGAGGCGGGTGGGGACTGGGCGCCGAACGGCGGGCACCACAACGGCAGAAAGTGGCCGATCGTGTTCGCGGGGCTCATGCTCGACGACTGCGAGCTGTTGAAGGTCGGATCGAAGTATGACGATTCGCACTTTGGCGAAGACGGGCAGACCTATCTCGGCGCCGGCAACAAAGCTCTCTTCGGCTGGGATTGCGGCGGGGGTCACGGGACCTACTTCCAAGACGGTTGCACTGGGGGCGGTGCCAAGGATTGCCGCGATCCAGCTGGCCAACTCGACGGCTGCGAGGACTACCGCAATTGCTGCACCAGTGCCTATTGGGTCGGTGAGATGCTGTCCACGGCGATGCTGCACGCCGAGCCGATCTGGAATCATGCCGCGTTCTTCGACTACGTCGATCGCTGGATGAGCGGTGACGTGCAAGGCGGTGGCAGCGCGCAGAGCACGTTCATCGACGCCATGTGGACGCAGTATCGCAACGCGCTACCTCCGGGCGCGCCGGCCAGCACCGTGTGTGGCGCGTCGGGCAGCGGAAGTGGTGGGAGCGCCGGCGCTGGCGGCAGTGGTGCGAATGGCGGCGGCGGTGCGGCCGGCAACGGTGGCGCGGGCGATGGGGGTGCGGGCAATGGCGCCGGCGGAGCGTCGAAGTCGGGGTCGAGTGACGACGGCGGCTGCGGCTGTCGCACGACGCGCCGCAGCGAGGGATCCCTCGCTCCCCTGCTGTTGCTCGGCTTGCTCGGCCTCCGCCGACGCACGCTCACTGCTTGA
- a CDS encoding AgmX/PglI C-terminal domain-containing protein, translating into MTQVLRAATVPAGPRALRVAWVRDGRIVDERLIGDARHVSVGPTEKCNFVLAEVPRSHRLFEHHGGSYRLHLTSGMRARVAKSASEAPADVEGPCSVELTHTSRGRVHLGQSAFLFQFVPRPPVQPRPRLPISVTRGALSLDVRTTGVAALSFLLHFLAVGVLYSDWMDPVMDDAIVVSGALAELATLPVPPAEVETPEVDASSTKTPEPTAPSKTPGTKGKGGNGSPGGASPTSSEAGLTQELERLELATLAALNGEGPATSGVLRDGEVPTAGLDAAARSNAGISDGRMTLRTTGPLRPGQSGDLASLATKQRQASNDSGSVETVAPPKGSVNVPAPSNPGGAIKNAASVVASMRAGFRHCYNRGLVDSPDAQGSVRLVIQVGPGGEVQGVQASPSGNLPGSVVSCIRSRAQAASFDPPEGGSGAVVVPVSLIKQ; encoded by the coding sequence ATGACCCAAGTGTTGCGCGCGGCGACGGTGCCCGCGGGACCTCGTGCGCTCAGAGTGGCCTGGGTTCGAGATGGGCGCATCGTGGATGAACGGCTGATCGGCGACGCGCGCCATGTGAGCGTAGGTCCTACGGAGAAGTGCAACTTCGTGTTGGCGGAAGTGCCGCGCTCTCATCGACTGTTCGAGCATCACGGCGGCAGCTACCGCCTTCACCTGACCTCCGGCATGCGCGCGCGCGTGGCGAAGAGTGCAAGCGAGGCTCCGGCAGACGTCGAAGGGCCGTGCAGTGTGGAGCTGACGCACACTTCCCGCGGTCGCGTGCACCTGGGGCAAAGCGCGTTCTTGTTTCAGTTCGTTCCGCGGCCGCCGGTGCAGCCGAGGCCGCGACTTCCGATCTCGGTCACGCGCGGTGCGCTGTCTTTGGACGTGCGCACGACGGGAGTGGCTGCGCTGTCGTTCTTGCTGCACTTCCTGGCCGTCGGTGTTCTGTACTCGGACTGGATGGACCCGGTGATGGACGACGCCATCGTGGTGTCCGGCGCGTTGGCGGAGCTGGCGACGCTTCCGGTGCCGCCCGCCGAGGTCGAGACGCCAGAAGTCGACGCAAGCAGCACAAAGACACCGGAGCCGACAGCGCCCAGCAAAACGCCAGGAACGAAGGGAAAGGGCGGCAATGGGTCGCCGGGAGGCGCTTCACCCACGTCTTCCGAGGCCGGGCTGACGCAGGAGCTCGAAAGGTTGGAGCTCGCGACACTTGCGGCTCTGAATGGCGAAGGCCCGGCGACCAGCGGCGTGCTCCGCGATGGCGAAGTGCCAACCGCCGGCCTGGACGCGGCCGCCCGCAGCAACGCGGGCATCTCTGATGGGCGAATGACGCTGCGCACGACAGGCCCGCTGCGTCCGGGTCAGAGCGGCGATCTGGCCAGCTTGGCAACCAAGCAGCGACAGGCCAGCAACGACAGCGGCTCCGTAGAGACGGTGGCCCCACCGAAGGGCAGCGTGAATGTGCCGGCGCCCAGCAATCCCGGAGGCGCGATCAAGAACGCCGCGTCGGTGGTGGCGAGCATGCGCGCTGGCTTCCGCCACTGCTACAACCGCGGACTCGTGGATAGCCCGGATGCGCAGGGCAGCGTGCGCTTGGTGATCCAAGTCGGGCCCGGCGGCGAGGTGCAAGGCGTGCAAGCGTCCCCCAGTGGCAACTTGCCGGGCAGCGTCGTCAGCTGCATTCGCAGTCGCGCGCAAGCGGCTAGCTTCGATCCCCCCGAGGGCGGCAGCGGAGCGGTCGTCGTGCCGGTGAGCCTGATCAAGCAGTGA
- a CDS encoding DUF1996 domain-containing protein — protein MLPATLYLLALCTSCSSGDAEGGGGAAGAAGSGATGAGGHAGSHTAGSGGGSAGGSGMAGMSGMAGMPATCDFNDFSSVDNFAGYDKYKSATQAEIDASGSGPYKGVHNPDFTNVSGQPDNGPGPGGQGQFRIGCVYSHFGYEDPIVKFKRPCESHLHMFWGNTSASAFSVFNNPSVPSDPNDIREHGGSTCQGGPLNRSLYWIPAMYDGPLGKRNLVAPQNITLYYKSYRPWEVQPLPAGIQLLIGNVLPGAIVNKTFTASDSLHWGCYEPSAGQTVTKSPTIPGTGGTPACPQGQDIQATIQFPQCLATDDGTPTGKPILTHEDFMSHTKMVPNNDACPASHPYRVPQISYLVKWKNPGASISTWRLSCDEGFESDSPPSPGGCLHGDWLGGWNSNAIQAWIDGCFDPDTNPAGGMFTHQGVNNFAGPRNCSIGQLGMNKHYLATKESRDLVRVSKLNDYTGPQLIPDPCPNCSPIHHP, from the coding sequence GTGTTGCCCGCAACACTCTACCTGCTCGCACTGTGTACCAGCTGCTCCAGCGGCGACGCGGAAGGCGGCGGCGGCGCAGCCGGCGCGGCGGGGAGTGGGGCCACGGGCGCGGGCGGCCATGCCGGCAGCCACACTGCCGGCAGCGGTGGAGGCAGCGCGGGCGGCAGCGGCATGGCGGGTATGAGCGGCATGGCGGGCATGCCGGCCACGTGCGACTTCAACGACTTCAGCTCCGTCGACAACTTCGCGGGCTACGACAAGTACAAGTCCGCAACTCAGGCAGAGATCGACGCTTCCGGCAGCGGCCCCTACAAGGGCGTGCACAATCCGGACTTCACGAACGTATCGGGTCAACCCGACAACGGACCCGGCCCGGGCGGCCAGGGTCAGTTTCGCATCGGCTGCGTCTACTCTCACTTCGGATACGAAGATCCGATCGTGAAGTTCAAGCGCCCCTGCGAATCGCACCTGCACATGTTCTGGGGAAACACGAGCGCGAGTGCGTTCTCGGTCTTCAACAACCCATCCGTGCCCTCGGACCCCAACGACATCCGCGAGCATGGCGGCAGCACTTGCCAGGGTGGCCCGCTCAATCGCTCGCTGTACTGGATCCCGGCGATGTACGATGGCCCGTTGGGCAAACGTAACCTCGTCGCGCCTCAGAACATCACGCTCTACTACAAGTCCTATCGGCCTTGGGAAGTGCAGCCGCTGCCCGCGGGGATTCAGCTGCTGATCGGCAACGTGCTGCCCGGCGCCATCGTGAACAAGACCTTCACGGCGTCGGACTCGCTGCACTGGGGCTGCTACGAGCCCTCGGCGGGCCAGACGGTCACGAAGTCCCCGACCATTCCGGGCACGGGCGGCACCCCGGCGTGCCCGCAGGGACAGGACATCCAGGCCACGATTCAGTTCCCGCAGTGTCTGGCGACGGATGACGGAACGCCCACAGGCAAGCCGATCCTCACACATGAGGACTTCATGAGCCACACCAAGATGGTGCCGAACAACGACGCTTGCCCGGCGTCGCATCCTTACCGCGTGCCGCAGATCTCGTACTTGGTGAAGTGGAAGAACCCCGGAGCCAGTATCTCCACCTGGCGCCTTTCCTGCGACGAAGGCTTCGAGTCCGACTCGCCTCCTTCCCCGGGTGGTTGCCTGCACGGGGATTGGCTCGGCGGATGGAATTCCAATGCGATTCAGGCGTGGATCGATGGCTGCTTCGACCCCGACACCAATCCCGCTGGCGGCATGTTCACGCACCAAGGCGTGAACAACTTCGCGGGACCGCGCAATTGCTCCATTGGGCAGCTGGGCATGAACAAGCACTACTTGGCCACGAAGGAGTCGCGGGATCTGGTGCGGGTCTCGAAGCTCAACGACTACACGGGGCCACAGCTGATCCCGGATCCGTGCCCGAACTGCAGCCCGATTCACCATCCTTGA
- a CDS encoding immunity 49 family protein, which yields MPTREIPTHQLRVLDPERVLRRTEKLIAASLENLAHVPDNLGAAFDDAKALLGLRRALARTDEDAFEALQLIRDLGVALFQRAGVDRRANVTLRIAGADYEVPGGNSYRNSGPRWGDAVGAAMTLRDEQALERLCAFDTRFWGGSYDEYHDRYAQAIMAYVSGTGDWSERLAVATLLAENAEHFRERGRRLGVPIIALAGAVMAGDKGVFNQQLGDGLTWYRKLFNRKPDNADAGGVIPLRYLGWCARAHDAGFPIEVESDYIPAWMVRGTFPSR from the coding sequence ATGCCGACACGCGAAATCCCGACCCACCAGCTCCGTGTCTTGGACCCCGAACGTGTGCTTCGGCGAACCGAAAAACTGATCGCGGCCAGCCTCGAAAACCTCGCCCATGTTCCCGACAACCTGGGGGCAGCGTTCGACGACGCCAAGGCGCTGCTCGGGCTGAGACGCGCGCTTGCCCGGACGGACGAGGACGCGTTCGAAGCGCTGCAGCTGATTCGCGACCTGGGCGTGGCCCTGTTTCAGCGTGCGGGGGTCGATCGAAGGGCCAACGTCACGCTCAGGATCGCCGGCGCCGACTACGAAGTGCCTGGCGGCAACTCCTACCGCAACAGCGGACCGCGGTGGGGAGATGCCGTCGGGGCTGCCATGACGCTTAGAGACGAGCAAGCGCTCGAGCGCTTGTGCGCGTTCGACACGCGCTTCTGGGGAGGCAGCTACGACGAGTATCACGACCGCTATGCACAGGCGATCATGGCCTACGTGTCGGGAACCGGGGATTGGTCAGAACGGCTCGCCGTGGCGACCCTACTCGCCGAAAATGCCGAGCACTTCCGTGAGCGCGGACGTCGGCTGGGTGTGCCGATCATCGCGCTGGCCGGCGCGGTGATGGCGGGGGACAAGGGTGTCTTCAATCAGCAGCTGGGAGACGGCCTGACTTGGTATCGAAAGCTGTTCAATCGCAAACCCGACAATGCAGACGCGGGCGGTGTGATCCCGCTTCGCTACCTTGGCTGGTGCGCGCGCGCGCATGACGCCGGCTTTCCCATCGAAGTGGAGTCTGACTACATTCCGGCGTGGATGGTGCGGGGCACCTTTCCTTCACGATGA
- a CDS encoding ATP-binding protein, translated as MESKPLVGRLEERELLTDAARTDRAAMVAIYGRRRVGKTHLVREHLAPMAATYFEAIGQHGAPKETQLANFREQLETNLLGHRIPELTNWRDALSIFGDAIVDAAQRRPDKPVVVFFDELPWMTTHRSGLLSAIEYVWNARLSKLRNLVWVLCGSAASFMLERIINAKGGLHNRLTHRIRLEPFNLAEVRDFLSSRGLRRGVAQTLELYMAFGGVPYYLAQIPRGASAAQAVGRLCFDQAGQMRDEFGRLLSSLFDDSEDHEKLVRAAATKRGGMSRDELLEEAGLATGGRTTQRLNELEAAGFFARFVPYGKTTRDINYRLTDEYSLFYLRWIENAPRSNFGTEGAKYWQSKASTPGFRAWAGYAFEGICLKHAAQIQKALGIDTMANIVGTWRYVPRSGDSDDRGAQVDLLFDRPDGIINLCELKYSTDEFELKKQYAKELVEKTEIFKKRTRTKKDVVVTLVTTHGLKPGLWNDDVIDSTVTAQQLMS; from the coding sequence GTGGAATCGAAACCGCTGGTCGGTCGATTGGAGGAACGGGAACTCCTCACCGACGCGGCGCGTACCGATCGGGCGGCGATGGTCGCGATCTACGGGCGTCGGCGTGTGGGGAAAACACACTTGGTTCGGGAGCACCTTGCGCCAATGGCCGCGACCTATTTCGAGGCCATCGGACAACACGGTGCCCCCAAAGAGACGCAGTTGGCCAACTTCCGAGAGCAGCTCGAGACCAACCTGCTCGGGCACCGCATTCCCGAACTCACCAACTGGCGCGATGCCCTATCGATCTTCGGGGATGCCATTGTCGACGCTGCCCAACGTCGACCCGACAAACCGGTTGTCGTCTTCTTCGACGAGCTTCCTTGGATGACGACCCATCGGTCGGGTCTTCTTTCCGCGATCGAGTACGTGTGGAATGCTCGGTTGTCGAAGCTTCGCAACCTCGTGTGGGTTTTGTGCGGCAGCGCGGCTTCGTTCATGCTCGAGCGGATCATCAATGCCAAGGGCGGTCTCCACAATCGGCTGACGCATCGAATTCGTCTCGAACCGTTCAATCTGGCCGAGGTTCGCGATTTTCTCAGTAGTCGGGGCCTCAGACGCGGCGTGGCGCAGACGCTGGAGCTATACATGGCGTTCGGCGGGGTACCCTATTACCTGGCTCAGATTCCCCGTGGAGCTTCGGCCGCCCAGGCCGTCGGTCGGCTGTGCTTCGACCAAGCTGGCCAAATGCGAGACGAGTTCGGACGATTGCTGTCGTCGTTGTTCGACGACTCCGAGGATCACGAAAAACTCGTGCGTGCGGCCGCGACAAAGCGAGGAGGGATGTCACGCGATGAACTGCTCGAGGAGGCTGGGCTCGCAACCGGGGGTCGGACGACCCAGCGCCTGAACGAGCTCGAAGCGGCAGGATTTTTCGCTCGTTTCGTCCCCTATGGCAAGACAACGCGCGACATCAACTATCGCCTGACGGACGAGTACTCCTTGTTCTATCTCCGGTGGATCGAGAACGCGCCGCGATCGAATTTCGGGACGGAAGGCGCAAAATACTGGCAGTCGAAAGCCTCTACGCCTGGATTTCGAGCGTGGGCTGGCTACGCCTTCGAAGGGATCTGCCTCAAACATGCCGCACAGATCCAAAAGGCACTCGGCATCGATACCATGGCCAACATCGTTGGAACGTGGCGATACGTCCCAAGAAGCGGCGATTCCGACGACCGGGGAGCACAGGTCGACCTGCTGTTCGATCGGCCCGACGGGATCATCAACCTGTGCGAGCTCAAGTACTCGACCGACGAATTCGAACTGAAGAAGCAATACGCCAAGGAGCTGGTCGAGAAGACCGAGATCTTCAAGAAACGGACAAGGACAAAAAAGGACGTCGTCGTGACACTGGTGACCACGCACGGCCTCAAGCCGGGGTTGTGGAACGACGATGTCATCGATAGCACCGTGACCGCGCAACAGCTGATGAGTTGA
- a CDS encoding TolC family protein, with protein sequence MAPSAQSPQGNPLPQGNSPATERPKQSRVAGPGLDRARLIREVLAKNPSIEARRHAFRASRARERQVDTWADPMLGYEVAPLSIFSSNVQFGQTIRLSQRVPWPGKLSSARDAAEHSAAGAREAITVTELDLALEASNLFDDYWGIERALDVNREHRKLLDELRRGAEIQYSVGRGSLSEPLQVDVETAMLTERDIGLEAARDVVIARLNALLHRRPESPLPAPSASLAISFEAPPTAAEAQRRAIANSPELKALAARSRAAQAEIRFAERQYYPDLTLMASYSSMWKELEHQFMVGVEAPIPIQRGARGGAVDAASAKAAQVRSETTSEIDRVRAAVEITRRRVIEALRVAKVYDQQVIPSARDQVAAVRADFGAGKVDFSNVVQAEKSLRAVELNRYRALTELSKRRAELSRAMGIAPGARRPGGGR encoded by the coding sequence ATGGCGCCGTCCGCCCAGTCGCCCCAGGGTAACCCGCTGCCCCAGGGTAACTCGCCGGCCACCGAGCGCCCTAAGCAGTCCCGCGTCGCGGGCCCCGGGCTCGATCGCGCGCGCCTGATTCGCGAAGTGCTCGCGAAGAACCCGAGCATCGAAGCACGGCGCCACGCCTTTCGCGCGTCACGGGCGCGCGAGCGACAGGTCGACACCTGGGCGGATCCCATGTTGGGCTACGAGGTTGCGCCGCTCAGCATCTTTTCGTCCAACGTACAGTTCGGTCAGACCATTCGCTTGAGCCAGCGCGTTCCCTGGCCGGGCAAGCTGTCGAGCGCGCGGGACGCTGCGGAACACTCAGCAGCCGGCGCTCGCGAAGCGATCACCGTCACGGAGCTGGATCTCGCCCTCGAAGCGTCGAACCTGTTCGACGACTACTGGGGCATCGAACGCGCCCTCGACGTCAATCGCGAGCATCGCAAGCTCCTCGACGAGCTGCGGCGCGGCGCGGAGATCCAATACTCGGTTGGCCGCGGCTCTCTGTCGGAGCCGCTGCAGGTCGACGTCGAAACGGCCATGCTGACCGAGCGCGACATCGGATTGGAAGCAGCGCGCGACGTGGTTATCGCGCGCTTGAACGCGCTGTTGCACCGCCGCCCCGAGTCGCCGCTGCCCGCGCCATCCGCATCCCTCGCGATCTCCTTCGAAGCGCCGCCGACGGCCGCCGAGGCGCAGCGCCGAGCCATTGCCAACAGCCCGGAGCTGAAGGCCCTTGCGGCACGTTCTCGCGCCGCCCAGGCGGAGATCCGCTTTGCCGAGCGTCAGTACTATCCAGATCTGACGCTGATGGCGAGCTACAGCTCGATGTGGAAAGAACTCGAACATCAGTTCATGGTCGGTGTCGAAGCGCCGATCCCCATTCAACGCGGCGCGCGCGGTGGCGCGGTCGACGCGGCCAGTGCCAAGGCAGCGCAAGTTCGCAGCGAGACGACGAGTGAAATCGACCGAGTGCGCGCCGCGGTGGAGATCACGCGCCGGCGCGTGATCGAGGCGCTGCGAGTGGCCAAGGTTTACGATCAGCAAGTGATCCCCTCGGCGCGGGATCAAGTCGCGGCAGTGCGCGCGGACTTCGGGGCGGGCAAGGTCGACTTCTCCAACGTCGTCCAGGCGGAGAAGAGCTTGCGCGCAGTGGAGCTCAATCGCTACCGCGCGCTCACGGAACTCTCGAAGCGACGCGCAGAGCTGTCGCGCGCGATGGGCATCGCGCCAGGAGCACGCCGGCCCGGGGGTGGGCGATGA
- a CDS encoding efflux RND transporter periplasmic adaptor subunit, whose product MSALARHRDKLVPLGLLLALLVAGVVLRNPIRAWFSGPVAAPAPSAAVQPSALTSTTSAKPKRSTAPPLPEQHFSAPVLASITTAFEAYESIRNALAQDTMDGIGPASARMATALRAAAQGLTDEPAAATGRQGRSNGSTAAKERAAHEPAAATGRQGHSNGSAAVKERLEVGAKRADALADSRDVDDARARFSDVSEVMVALVAADQRLASGRHVFECPMVDQFNKWVQPSDKLENPYMGKKMLTCGSESSWVNPPEPAHTHEPSGDPGAIAFYTCPMHPSVKQPEMGKCPMCGMDLVAVTEEEQRSGVVRVDAARRQLIGVKTEVVQKRVMERNLRTVGRITYDETRMTEVSLKFKGWIGSLYANATGKKIRRGQTLFTVYSPEIYAAQEELLLAASTRRAFDGGMARSETLVDAAKLRLRLWDVSQGSIDKVVRDGKPMRYVPIASPASGYIVEKNVFDGSAVEPGMKLLRIANLDKVWIEAELYEAELPLVPVGHEAKVTLSYLPGKEFSGKVTFVYPYLDAATRTGKVRIELANKQVELKPDMYANVELNVSRGEQLVVPDSAVIYAGPRRIVFVDLGQDRLAPREIKVGLRSGNEYEVLEGLEAGEKVVTSGNFLIAADSRLKSAAEMWR is encoded by the coding sequence ATGAGTGCACTCGCGCGCCACCGCGACAAGCTCGTCCCCCTCGGGCTTCTGCTCGCCCTGCTCGTAGCCGGCGTGGTCTTGCGCAACCCGATCCGCGCTTGGTTCAGTGGTCCCGTCGCCGCGCCGGCACCGAGTGCTGCGGTTCAGCCCAGCGCCCTCACATCGACGACTTCCGCCAAGCCGAAACGTTCGACCGCGCCGCCGCTCCCCGAGCAGCACTTCTCCGCGCCAGTGCTGGCGTCCATCACGACAGCCTTCGAGGCCTACGAGTCCATCCGCAATGCCTTGGCTCAAGACACGATGGACGGCATCGGCCCCGCCAGCGCGCGGATGGCGACCGCCCTGCGCGCCGCCGCACAGGGACTGACGGACGAGCCCGCCGCCGCGACGGGTCGTCAGGGTCGCTCCAATGGATCCACGGCCGCGAAGGAACGCGCCGCACACGAGCCCGCCGCCGCGACAGGTCGTCAGGGACACTCCAACGGATCCGCCGCCGTGAAGGAGCGGTTGGAAGTCGGCGCCAAGCGCGCGGACGCTCTGGCTGACTCGAGGGACGTCGACGACGCGCGCGCTCGCTTCAGCGACGTGAGCGAAGTGATGGTGGCGCTGGTCGCCGCAGACCAACGCTTGGCCAGCGGGCGACACGTGTTCGAGTGCCCGATGGTCGATCAGTTCAACAAGTGGGTGCAGCCGAGCGACAAGCTCGAGAACCCCTACATGGGCAAGAAGATGCTCACCTGCGGCTCCGAGAGCAGTTGGGTCAATCCGCCGGAGCCCGCTCACACCCACGAACCCAGTGGCGATCCCGGTGCCATCGCTTTCTACACCTGTCCCATGCACCCATCGGTCAAGCAGCCAGAAATGGGGAAGTGCCCCATGTGCGGCATGGATCTGGTCGCGGTCACCGAAGAAGAGCAGCGCAGCGGCGTCGTGCGCGTCGACGCCGCGCGGCGTCAGCTCATCGGTGTGAAGACCGAGGTCGTGCAAAAGCGCGTGATGGAGCGGAATCTGCGCACCGTGGGCCGCATCACCTACGACGAGACCCGCATGACCGAGGTGAGCCTGAAGTTCAAAGGCTGGATCGGCTCCCTCTACGCCAACGCCACGGGCAAGAAGATCCGCCGCGGCCAGACTCTGTTCACCGTCTACAGCCCCGAGATCTACGCCGCCCAAGAAGAACTACTGCTCGCTGCTTCCACGCGGCGCGCTTTTGACGGGGGCATGGCGCGCAGCGAGACCCTCGTCGACGCCGCCAAGCTTCGCTTGCGCCTGTGGGACGTGTCCCAGGGTTCGATCGACAAGGTCGTGCGCGACGGCAAGCCCATGCGCTACGTGCCCATCGCCTCGCCCGCGAGCGGCTACATCGTCGAGAAGAACGTGTTCGATGGCTCTGCCGTGGAGCCCGGCATGAAGCTGCTGCGCATCGCGAACCTGGACAAGGTGTGGATCGAGGCGGAGCTGTACGAGGCGGAGCTGCCCCTGGTGCCCGTGGGCCACGAAGCGAAAGTGACCTTGTCGTATCTCCCGGGCAAGGAGTTCAGCGGCAAGGTCACCTTCGTCTATCCCTACCTGGACGCCGCCACGCGCACTGGCAAGGTGCGCATCGAGCTTGCCAACAAGCAGGTCGAGCTCAAGCCGGACATGTACGCCAACGTCGAGCTGAACGTCAGCCGCGGAGAGCAGTTGGTGGTGCCCGACTCGGCTGTGATCTACGCCGGCCCGCGCCGCATCGTGTTCGTGGATCTGGGTCAAGATCGCCTGGCGCCCCGCGAGATCAAGGTCGGGCTGCGTAGCGGCAACGAGTACGAAGTGCTCGAAGGGCTCGAGGCCGGAGAGAAGGTCGTCACCAGCGGCAACTTCCTGATCGCCGCGGACAGCCGTCTCAAGAGCGCCGCGGAGATGTGGCGGTGA